The DNA window GAGAAGTTCGACCACATCTTCTACACCGGGGGCGCTTCGGTCGGCCGGAGCGTGATGAAAGCGGCCGCGGAGAACTTGACACCGGTCACACTGGAGCTCGGCGGCAAGAGTCCCTGCCTCGTCGACGAGGACGTGCGGTTGCCTCTGGCGGCGCGCCGCATCGCCTGGGGCAAGTTCTGGAACGCGGGACAGAGCTGCATCGCTCCCGACTACGTCCTCGTTTCCTCGAAGCGCGCCGCCGAGCTCGTGGCCGAGATCCAGGCGAGCGTCCGCCGGTTCTTTGGTGAGGAGCCGCAGGACAGCCCGGACTACGCCCGGATCGTGAACGAGCGGCACTTCGCGAGGCTGAGCGCCTACCTGGGCGAGGGCCGCATCGCCTTCGGCGGGCAGACCGATCGAGAAGGGCTGTACGTCGCCCCGACGGCACTGGTGGATGTTCCCGAGCGTGCGAGCGTCCTCGACGAAGAGATCTTCGGGCCGATTCTTCCCATCGTCCCTTACGAATCGCTCGATGAGGCGATCCGGCTCGTGGGACGTCATCCGGATCCCTTGGCTCTCTACGTCTTTTCCCGGAGACCGGATACGGTCGAGCGGGTGCTGCGCGAAGTTCCCTCGGGAGGTGTCTCGGTGAACGACACGCTCATTCATTTCTCGAGCTCGACTCTTCCCTTCGGGGGGCGGGGAGCGAGCGGCACCGGTCGCTACCACGGACGATTCGGTTTCGAGACCTTCAGCCACCAGAGAGCCGTCGTTCGCGGGGCCACGCTTTTCGATCCTCCTCTGCGATATCCTCCGTACGGAAGCAAGCTCCGATGGGTGAAGAGACTCTTGGGATAGCACGACCCCGCCTCTCGCTGGATCAAGCCCGTGAGCTCGGCAGGAAACTCTACGGTGTCGATCCGTCCGGGGTCGCGACGCTACCGAGCGAGCGCGATCAGAACTTCCACCTGAAGCCCGACCACGTCCTGAAGATTAGCAGCGCATCGGAGGAGCGCACGGTACTCGATTTCGAGAATCGAGCCCTCCAGCACGTCGCCAGAGAAGATCCTTCCCTCCCCGTGCCGCGATTGATACCGACCCTCGAGGGCGAGCTCATGGGTGAAACGGCGTCGGGATGGATCTGTCGGCTGTTCTCCTACCTGCCGGGAAAGCCTCTTGCGAGCTTCAAGCCGCATACGGTTGATCTCCTGCGAACCCTCGGCCGCACGATGGGCAGGCTCGACCGCGCGCTCGCCGGCCTCGCCAACGAGGCACATCCCCGAACGTTGAAGTGGGACATGACGCGAGCGGCTGATGTGCTTCGCGATGGGATGGCGCGGGTCGAGACCCACGATCGCCGCGCCATCCTGGAGCGACACCTCGCTCGGTTCGAGCGAAACGTTCTCTCGCGGCTTCTCGAGCTGCCCCGAGGCGTCATCCACAACGATGGGAACGACCACAACATCCTCATCGGGCGCTCCGGCGAGATCACGGGATTTCTCGATTTCGGAGACATGATCGAGGGAGCCGTCGTCTGCGATCTGGCGATCCTCTGCGCCTACGCGATGCTGGACAAACGCGATCCCGTGGGCGCCGCGGCCACGGTGGTGGCCGGGTATCACGAGGAGCACCCTCTCAGCGACGAGGAGCTCGCCCTCGTTTTTCCCCTGGCGGTCACCCGGCTCGCGATGAGCGTGTCCATCTGCGCGCGTCAATTCAGGGACGAGCCGGAGCGCGAGTATCTGCGAGTCAGCCAGGCTCCCGCCTGGCGCTTGCTGGAACGGCTCGAAGGCGAGTGCGATCGTTTCCCGCACTACGCCTTCCGGGCCGCGTGCGGCAAGGACCCGCATCCGGACGGAGCCGGGGCGCGTCGGTTCTTCCACGCGCAAGCTCCGACGAGCGTGCTTCCCTTCCCTCTCGCCGGCGAACCGATCCATGTTTTCGACTTGAGCGTGGGCTCCCAGGAGCTTGGCGGCCTCGAAGTCCTCGAGGACGTCGAGTGTTTCACCTCGCACCTGTTCTCCAAGATGAAACGAACGGGCGCCCGAGTCGGCATCGGATGCTACGACGAGGCTCGTCCTCTCTATACCAGCGCGATTTTCACGTCTGCCCCGGAGGGGGGTTCCGAGCCGCGAACGGTGCATCTCGGCATCGATCTGTTCGTCGAGCCGGGAACCCCGATCCATGCACCTCTCGACGGCGTCGTCCATAGCTTTCGACTCAACGACGCTCCGCTCGACTACGGCCCGACCATCATCCTCGAGCACGCGCTGGGCTACACGCTCTACGGACACCTCTCGAGCCGTTCGATCGATGGGCTCGAAAGGGGACAACGAATCAGAAAGGGCGAAGCTTTCGCCGAAGTCGGGGATTTTCCCGCCAACGGCAACTGGCCTCCGCACCTTCATTTTCAAATCATCCTCGATCTGCTGGACAAGGAAGGCGACTTTCCCGGAGTCGCGCGGCCCTCGGAACGTTTGCTGTGGCTCGGACTCTCGCCCGACCCCGGCCCGTTTCTGGGGATCGAGTCGAAGATGGCGGCCGAAAGCGACCTGACGGCGGAGCGCCGCCAGCACCTTTCGGGAGCCCTGAGCCTCGCCTACGAGCGCCCGCTCCACATCGTTCGCGGATCGAAATGCTTCCTCTACGATACCGACGCGCGGCCTTACCTCGACATGGTAAACAACGTGGCTCACGTTGGGCACTGTCATCCCCGCGTGGTCCGCGCCGCTTCCGATCAGTCCGCCGTCCTCAACACGAATACCCGGTACCTGCACCCGAATATCCTCGAGTATGCGCAAAGGCTCAAGGCCAAGCTTCCCTCATCGCTCGAAGTCTGCTTCTTCGTCAACTCGGGAAGCGAGGCGAACGACCTGGCCTTGAGGCTCGCCCGCGCGCGCACGAAGCGACGTGAAACGCTCGTTCTCGACGGTACCTATCACGGAAACCTGACGTCTCTCATCGAGGTGAGCCCCTACAAGTTCGACGGGCCCGGAGGCGATGGCGCACCGGATCACGTGACAAAGCTTCCAATGCCCGACGGCTACCGCGGGTCGCACCGGCGCGCGGATCCCGACTATTCCGAGCGATACGTCGACGACGTCCGGGCGATCCTCGAGGGCCGGCGGGCATCCGTTCTCATAGCCGAATCCATACTGAGCTGCGCCGGTCAGATCGTGCTGCCTCCCGGCTATCTCGCGGCCGTTCATCGGCTCGTGCGTGAGGCGGGCGGAGTCTGCATCGCCGACGAGGTGCAGATTGGTTTCGGCCGCGTCGGCTCCCACTTCTGGGCCTTCGAGGCCGAAGGCGTCGTACCCGACATCGTCACCATGGGAAAACCGATCGGCAACGGCCATCCCATCGGGTGCGTCGTGACCACGCGAGAAATCGCGCGGTCGTTCGAGACGGGAATGGAGTATTTCAACACCTTTGGAGGCAACCCCGTTTCCTGTGCCGTGGGGCTCGCGGTTCTCGACGTCATCGAGGAACAAGCCCTGCAGGAGAACGCGCGGAAAATGGGTGCGCGGCTCATCGCCGGCCTTCGCGAGCTACAGGAGCGGTTCGACATCGTCGGCGACGTGCGCGGCCGAGGGCTCTTTCTCGGATTCGAGCTCGTGCGCGACCGGGAGACTCTCGAGCCCGCCGCCGACGAGGCGCGTTACCTCGTGAATCGAATGAAAGAGGAGGGGGTTCTCACGAGCACCGACGGACCGTTAGAGAACGTCGTCAAGCTCAAGCCGCCATTGATATTCTCGGAAGAGCACGCCGAGACGTTTCTCGACAAGCTGGCCTCGGTGCTCGAAGAGGATTATCTTCGACCATCATGACGAAAGAGCTTCTTCCCGCCGTCGAGGTCGAACCCGCGGGCAAGCCAAACGGATCCATTGTGTGGCTCCACGGCCTCGGAGCCGATGGCCACGACTTCGAGCCCATCGTTCCCGCCCTGGGCCTCGACGGAGTCCGTTTCGTCTTCCCCCACGCGCCGCCGCGTCCGGTCACCATCAACGGGGGAATGGTCATGCGAGCCTGGTACGACATCAAGAGCCTGGATATCGAGCGCAACACGGATGTCGACGAGCTCGAC is part of the Vicinamibacteria bacterium genome and encodes:
- a CDS encoding aldehyde dehydrogenase family protein, encoding EHLEGWMEEQPVTTPLSLFPARSSILREPKGVVLIIAPWNYPFQLVVAPFIAALAAGNCSVLKPSELAPETATLVERLVSQNFSEELVSVVTGEADVAKALLEEKFDHIFYTGGASVGRSVMKAAAENLTPVTLELGGKSPCLVDEDVRLPLAARRIAWGKFWNAGQSCIAPDYVLVSSKRAAELVAEIQASVRRFFGEEPQDSPDYARIVNERHFARLSAYLGEGRIAFGGQTDREGLYVAPTALVDVPERASVLDEEIFGPILPIVPYESLDEAIRLVGRHPDPLALYVFSRRPDTVERVLREVPSGGVSVNDTLIHFSSSTLPFGGRGASGTGRYHGRFGFETFSHQRAVVRGATLFDPPLRYPPYGSKLRWVKRLLG
- a CDS encoding aminotransferase class III-fold pyridoxal phosphate-dependent enzyme, which codes for MGEETLGIARPRLSLDQARELGRKLYGVDPSGVATLPSERDQNFHLKPDHVLKISSASEERTVLDFENRALQHVAREDPSLPVPRLIPTLEGELMGETASGWICRLFSYLPGKPLASFKPHTVDLLRTLGRTMGRLDRALAGLANEAHPRTLKWDMTRAADVLRDGMARVETHDRRAILERHLARFERNVLSRLLELPRGVIHNDGNDHNILIGRSGEITGFLDFGDMIEGAVVCDLAILCAYAMLDKRDPVGAAATVVAGYHEEHPLSDEELALVFPLAVTRLAMSVSICARQFRDEPEREYLRVSQAPAWRLLERLEGECDRFPHYAFRAACGKDPHPDGAGARRFFHAQAPTSVLPFPLAGEPIHVFDLSVGSQELGGLEVLEDVECFTSHLFSKMKRTGARVGIGCYDEARPLYTSAIFTSAPEGGSEPRTVHLGIDLFVEPGTPIHAPLDGVVHSFRLNDAPLDYGPTIILEHALGYTLYGHLSSRSIDGLERGQRIRKGEAFAEVGDFPANGNWPPHLHFQIILDLLDKEGDFPGVARPSERLLWLGLSPDPGPFLGIESKMAAESDLTAERRQHLSGALSLAYERPLHIVRGSKCFLYDTDARPYLDMVNNVAHVGHCHPRVVRAASDQSAVLNTNTRYLHPNILEYAQRLKAKLPSSLEVCFFVNSGSEANDLALRLARARTKRRETLVLDGTYHGNLTSLIEVSPYKFDGPGGDGAPDHVTKLPMPDGYRGSHRRADPDYSERYVDDVRAILEGRRASVLIAESILSCAGQIVLPPGYLAAVHRLVREAGGVCIADEVQIGFGRVGSHFWAFEAEGVVPDIVTMGKPIGNGHPIGCVVTTREIARSFETGMEYFNTFGGNPVSCAVGLAVLDVIEEQALQENARKMGARLIAGLRELQERFDIVGDVRGRGLFLGFELVRDRETLEPAADEARYLVNRMKEEGVLTSTDGPLENVVKLKPPLIFSEEHAETFLDKLASVLEEDYLRPS